The DNA segment GCTCCACGCGGCCGCCACCGGTCACCGGGGACTCCCCGGAACCGACGCGGCCCCACAGCTCCTCGGGCTCGGTGCCCCACTCGGCACCGGCGTCGGGGCGCAGGCCCTCGCGCAGAGCCGCCTCCTGGGGGTCGAGACCGTGCTTGACGTACCCCGCCCCGGAGCCCAGGACGCGGAAACGCGGGCCGAGCTGGGCCGTGGTCGCGGAGACGTAGAGGTGCGAGCGGACGCCGTTCGCGTGCGTGAGCGCGAGGAACGTGTCGTCGTCCGTCCGCGCGCCGTCGCGGCGGATGTCCGTCTCGGCGTACACGGAGGTCACCGGGCCGAAGAGGACCAGCGCCTGGTCGACGACATGGCTGCCGAGGTCGTAGAGCAGACCTCCGATGTCTGTGGGGTCGCCGGACTCCCGCCAGCCGCCCTTGAGCTCCGGCCGCCAGCGCTCGAAGCGGGACTCGAACCGGTACACGTCACCCAGCGTGCCCTCGGACACCAGCTTGCGCAGGGTGAGGAAGTCGTTGTCCCAGCGGCGGTTCTGGAAGACGGAGAGGAGCAGGCCGCGCTCCTCGGCGAGTGCCGCCAGCTCGCGGGCCCCGGCGGCCGTACCGGCGACGGGCTTGTCGACGACGGCCGGCAGGCCGGCCTGCAGGGCGGCGGTGGCGAGCGGTACGTGCGTCCTGTTCGGCGACGCGATGACGATCAGGTCCAGCTCGCCGGCGCGCCCGAAGAGCTCGTCCGGGGTGGCCGCGACACGGATGTCCGGGAACTCGGCGCGGGCCTGCCGCTGCCGCTCGGGGTTCGAGGTGACCACCGTGTCGAGGGCGAGGCCCTCGGTCGCGGCGATCAGCGGGGCGTGGAACACGGAGCCCGCGAGGCCGTAGCCGACGAGGCCGACGCGGAGGGGGGTGCCAGTCATGGCCCCACTTTCGCAACGCTGTTGCGAAAGTGCAAGCACGGGAGAGAATGGGCGGGTGAACAGGACGAACGGCGGACCGGACGGCAGGGGCGGGGCGGACGGCAGGGGCGGGGCGGACGGAGCGGGCACAGCGGGTGTGGCGGGCATGACGGGCGGCGGGGTCAACCTGCTCGGCCTGCGCAGCCACAACACCGCGCTCGTACTCGACCTGCTGCGGACCGCCGGAGCGGCGGGCATCAGCCGCCTCGAACTCGCCGAGCGGACCGGACTCACCCCGCAGGCGGTCAGCAAGATCACGGCCCGGCTGCGGGCGGACGGCCTTGCGGCGGACGCGGGACGCCGGGCGTCCACCGGGGGCAAACCCCGGACCGTACTGCGCCTGGTGCCGGAGGCCGGGCACGCGGTGGGCGTGCACCTGGACCGGGACGAACTGCGGGCCGTCCTCGTCGACCTCGACGGGACGGTCGTGGGGGAGCGGAACACCCCCCTGGACCTGGGCGCGGGCGCGGAGGCGGTACTGACCCGGGTGGCGGGAGCTGTCGAGGAACTGTGGGACGGGGCAGCCGTACGCGGAGGCGGCTGCCTCTCCCTCCTCGGTGCCGGGATCGCCCTGCCCGGACCGCTGGACCACGTCCGGGGCGTACTGCACCGGGTGACGGGGTTCCCCGAATGGGACGGGTATCCGCTGCGGGGCGCGCTGTCGCAGCGACTGGGGGTGCCGGTCGTCGTCGACAAGG comes from the Streptomyces sp. KMM 9044 genome and includes:
- a CDS encoding Gfo/Idh/MocA family protein produces the protein MTGTPLRVGLVGYGLAGSVFHAPLIAATEGLALDTVVTSNPERQRQARAEFPDIRVAATPDELFGRAGELDLIVIASPNRTHVPLATAALQAGLPAVVDKPVAGTAAGARELAALAEERGLLLSVFQNRRWDNDFLTLRKLVSEGTLGDVYRFESRFERWRPELKGGWRESGDPTDIGGLLYDLGSHVVDQALVLFGPVTSVYAETDIRRDGARTDDDTFLALTHANGVRSHLYVSATTAQLGPRFRVLGSGAGYVKHGLDPQEAALREGLRPDAGAEWGTEPEELWGRVGSGESPVTGGGRVEPTVPGDYPAYYTAVAKALLEGGPNPVTAQEAAAALDVLEAARRSADEKVTVTL
- a CDS encoding ROK family transcriptional regulator, with protein sequence MTGGGVNLLGLRSHNTALVLDLLRTAGAAGISRLELAERTGLTPQAVSKITARLRADGLAADAGRRASTGGKPRTVLRLVPEAGHAVGVHLDRDELRAVLVDLDGTVVGERNTPLDLGAGAEAVLTRVAGAVEELWDGAAVRGGGCLSLLGAGIALPGPLDHVRGVLHRVTGFPEWDGYPLRGALSQRLGVPVVVDKDTNAAALGLAVGGEDGSFAYLHLGTGLGAGLVIGGSVHRGSRTGAGEFGHQVLQLDGPPCGCGDRGCIEALCLDAVARGCTHEAARVLGAGAANLVGLLDIDRVLLGGRIVEAAPETFVRGVREVLEARARRTGGTPVPVRIASGAGHGGGRRVAEGAAQCVLAPVFGRDDG